In Nostoc sp. UHCC 0926, a single genomic region encodes these proteins:
- a CDS encoding MFS transporter, whose product MRDYQRTLPPAWIGEAIAFYAFIAIGIAEAGLGVLLPSILSTYNLTSATVTLLFLSQISGYILAAFTSSLVSSRLGLARMLLIAAGALTMALMIYATSPSWFLMVAAGSELGLGIGLIDAGINTYIVQDSRSASRIGLLHAFYGIGALLGPAIATTLLAIGMNWRQVYGVLAGIVSLLIVSVLGVIIFNYTPMTLRVLASNTTALENLGRALQTPIVLLTGLLLLVYVGTEACIGNWAYTVQSVARHTPALIAGYSVSAYWLGLTLGRFILGYFLQWLGAIRTISMSLSLVIIGLLAWWQLPDQWISLPLIGFGLAAIFPATIWLIPQRLPDPHVPAAVSIATSAASLGAAIIPTGAGWVASWANLEIIPMLMMPLALLMVGLHCWLVQHSVRA is encoded by the coding sequence ATGAGAGACTATCAACGCACCCTACCGCCTGCATGGATTGGGGAGGCGATCGCCTTCTATGCCTTTATTGCTATTGGCATCGCTGAAGCCGGATTAGGAGTTCTTCTGCCCTCGATTCTGTCTACCTATAACTTGACTTCAGCAACCGTCACTCTGCTGTTTCTTAGTCAAATTAGCGGCTACATTCTGGCAGCATTCACCAGCAGTCTTGTGAGTAGTCGGCTGGGGTTAGCCCGAATGCTGTTGATTGCTGCGGGTGCGCTGACGATGGCACTGATGATCTATGCCACCTCACCCTCCTGGTTTCTCATGGTTGCCGCTGGATCAGAGTTGGGATTGGGCATTGGGCTGATTGATGCAGGGATCAACACCTACATTGTGCAAGATTCCCGCAGTGCCAGTCGGATTGGTTTGCTCCATGCTTTCTATGGTATTGGCGCACTCTTAGGTCCCGCGATCGCTACTACTTTGTTAGCAATTGGCATGAACTGGCGACAGGTTTATGGGGTATTAGCTGGGATTGTCAGCCTATTAATTGTGAGCGTGCTGGGCGTAATCATCTTCAACTACACACCAATGACACTACGGGTATTGGCATCAAATACAACTGCGTTAGAAAATCTGGGCAGAGCGCTCCAAACTCCGATAGTACTGCTAACTGGGCTACTTTTGCTGGTTTATGTTGGCACTGAAGCCTGCATCGGCAACTGGGCATATACTGTGCAATCCGTCGCTCGTCACACTCCCGCGCTCATTGCTGGTTACAGTGTTAGTGCCTACTGGCTGGGATTAACATTGGGACGTTTCATCTTAGGTTATTTCTTGCAATGGCTTGGGGCAATCCGCACAATCAGTATGTCGCTCAGTCTTGTGATCATTGGATTGCTTGCTTGGTGGCAACTGCCAGATCAATGGATTAGCTTACCGTTGATTGGGTTTGGGTTGGCAGCCATCTTTCCTGCAACCATTTGGTTAATCCCTCAACGATTGCCTGATCCCCATGTTCCTGCGGCTGTTAGCATCGCCACTAGTGCCGCCAGTTTGGGGGCAGCGATTATACCCACTGGAGCAGGCTGGGTTGCAAGTTGGGCAAATTTAGAAATCATCCCAATGTTGATGATGCCATTGGCGCTCTTAATGGTGGGCTTACATTGCTGGCTGGTGCAACATTCGGTAAGAGCCTAG
- a CDS encoding PIN domain-containing protein, with product MSNFTAIYDACVLYPAPLRDFLMRLAVTDLFRARWTDAIHSEWIRNVLKDRPDLTLEKLTRTKNLMNSNVRDCLVTGYEALIAGLQLPDPNDHHVLAAAIRCNASIIVTFNLKDFPPQTLSLYGIESQHPDDFILHLIDLNPTEICKVVKRHRSSLKNPL from the coding sequence GTGTCTAATTTTACAGCTATTTATGATGCATGTGTCTTATATCCAGCACCATTGAGAGATTTTCTTATGCGGCTTGCAGTCACTGACCTATTTAGGGCACGGTGGACGGATGCAATTCACTCAGAATGGATTAGAAATGTTTTAAAAGATCGTCCTGATCTCACGCTTGAGAAGCTTACCAGAACTAAAAATCTGATGAATAGCAATGTCCGAGATTGTCTCGTTACAGGTTATGAAGCACTAATCGCAGGTTTACAACTTCCAGATCCAAATGATCACCATGTTCTCGCCGCAGCGATTCGTTGTAATGCAAGTATTATAGTCACTTTTAACCTTAAAGATTTTCCTCCTCAAACTCTTTCACTATATGGTATAGAGTCCCAGCATCCAGATGACTTCATTCTGCATCTGATTGACCTTAACCCAACAGAAATTTGCAAAGTGGTAAAGAGGCACAGAAGTAGTCTTAAGAATCCCCTTTAA
- a CDS encoding excisionase family DNA-binding protein, with product MTLSTHQSSRTAVPTEEDATLAKKSSQTLASYVRDNHAYRNIKVVQDNAISETVTIPAAAFHLLVDILTQMAKGNAVTLIPVHAELTTQEAADILNVSRPYLVGLLESGEMPYRKVGTRRRVRYQDLLNYKNQIDTLRMQALDELTAQAQELDMGYE from the coding sequence ATGACACTCAGTACACACCAATCTAGTAGGACTGCTGTACCTACGGAAGAAGATGCTACGCTAGCTAAAAAAAGTAGTCAAACTTTGGCATCCTATGTACGGGATAATCATGCATACCGTAATATCAAAGTTGTGCAAGATAATGCTATAAGTGAAACGGTTACCATACCAGCAGCGGCTTTTCATCTGCTTGTTGACATCCTGACACAAATGGCTAAAGGTAATGCTGTTACTCTTATACCCGTACACGCAGAACTCACGACACAAGAAGCAGCTGATATTTTAAATGTTTCTCGTCCTTATTTGGTAGGGTTATTGGAATCTGGAGAGATGCCATACCGTAAAGTAGGAACACGACGACGCGTGCGTTATCAGGATCTACTCAATTACAAAAATCAAATTGATACTTTACGAATGCAAGCTCTTGATGAGCTTACTGCTCAAGCTCAAGAACTAGATATGGGGTACGAATAA
- a CDS encoding GMC oxidoreductase produces MLIDSRKLPINEVINTEVCIVGAGPAGITLARELIGQDFRVCLLESGDIKFNQETASLGEGETVGDPFPPLQDMRHRQFGGMANVWNIEINKNQLGLRHVPLDEIDFEKRDWVPYSGWPFSKSHLNPFYERAQAVCKLGYFAYEAEAWENAQSPRTHFTSDRVTTSMFQFGPRDIFTNEYRHQINQSPNISTFLNANVVEIEADETAQTVKRVQVACLSGKKFWVVAKIFILATGGIENARLLLLSNRIQKNGLGNQQDLVGRFFMDHPFIRCGMLVPHNRKIFNSMALYDLRRVNNVTVMGKFALTEQVMRREKLLNMTALLYPRDERFRSAAKTSARILFSSVRHKQLPKNVLQHLQNVITNLDDLVADWYKYNVKKEYLFPDLSHGGWSNHEGNEQKYTKFEVLSQTEQTPNPDNRVTLSTQLDKLGCPQAKLTNHWGEIDICSVKRSQLVFAEEFASAGLGELQIELDRDRPVASLSTHHNMGTTRMHHDPKQGVVDANCQVHGISNLFMAGSSVFPTGGYANPTLTIIALAIRLADHVKAQLCH; encoded by the coding sequence ATGTTGATTGATAGCCGCAAATTGCCAATAAATGAAGTTATAAATACCGAAGTTTGTATAGTTGGCGCTGGCCCAGCCGGAATTACACTGGCACGAGAACTAATTGGGCAAGACTTTCGAGTTTGCTTACTAGAAAGTGGTGATATTAAATTTAATCAAGAGACTGCATCTCTTGGTGAAGGTGAAACTGTTGGAGATCCATTTCCACCACTGCAAGATATGCGTCATCGTCAATTTGGTGGAATGGCTAATGTCTGGAATATTGAAATCAATAAAAATCAACTTGGTCTGAGGCATGTCCCATTAGACGAAATAGATTTTGAAAAACGAGATTGGGTGCCATACAGCGGCTGGCCTTTTAGTAAATCTCACCTGAATCCATTTTATGAGCGTGCTCAAGCAGTCTGTAAACTCGGTTATTTTGCTTATGAAGCTGAGGCTTGGGAAAATGCTCAATCTCCTCGGACACATTTCACCAGTGACCGAGTTACTACTAGTATGTTTCAGTTTGGCCCCCGTGATATTTTCACCAATGAATATCGCCACCAAATCAATCAATCTCCTAATATCAGCACATTTCTCAACGCCAACGTGGTAGAAATTGAGGCAGATGAAACAGCCCAAACAGTGAAACGCGTACAAGTAGCTTGTTTATCAGGTAAGAAATTTTGGGTTGTTGCAAAAATCTTTATTTTAGCCACAGGTGGTATTGAGAACGCACGTTTGCTATTGTTATCAAACCGAATTCAAAAGAATGGATTAGGCAATCAACAGGATTTAGTGGGTAGGTTCTTTATGGATCATCCTTTTATCCGTTGTGGTATGCTTGTTCCCCATAATCGCAAAATTTTCAATTCGATGGCTTTGTATGACTTACGCCGGGTGAATAATGTCACGGTGATGGGAAAATTTGCCTTGACGGAACAAGTGATGCGCCGCGAAAAATTACTCAATATGACCGCGTTGTTATATCCCAGAGATGAAAGGTTTAGATCGGCAGCAAAGACTTCTGCGAGAATTTTGTTCTCTTCAGTTCGGCACAAGCAGTTACCTAAGAATGTTCTTCAACATTTGCAAAATGTGATTACAAACCTTGATGATCTTGTCGCTGATTGGTATAAGTATAATGTCAAAAAAGAATATTTGTTCCCTGATTTAAGTCATGGTGGATGGTCTAACCATGAAGGTAATGAACAGAAATATACAAAGTTTGAAGTTCTCAGCCAAACTGAACAAACCCCAAATCCAGATAATCGGGTGACACTTAGTACTCAACTAGATAAGCTTGGTTGTCCTCAAGCAAAATTAACTAATCATTGGGGCGAAATAGATATTTGCAGTGTGAAGCGATCGCAGCTAGTATTTGCAGAAGAGTTTGCTAGTGCAGGTCTGGGTGAGTTACAGATTGAATTAGATAGAGATCGTCCAGTCGCTTCGCTGAGTACCCATCACAATATGGGAACAACGCGTATGCATCATGACCCAAAACAGGGAGTAGTAGATGCAAATTGTCAAGTTCACGGCATCTCTAATTTATTCATGGCAGGTAGCTCTGTTTTCCCTACAGGAGGCTATGCTAATCCTACGCTCACCATTATTGCGTTGGCAATTAGATTGGCAGACCATGTGAAAGCTCAATTGTGTCACTAA
- a CDS encoding glycosyltransferase family 4 protein, with protein MKAIIVMPLAEQRGGGEMMLWDLVQQGRNAGVEWLVIFLEDGPMVEEVKSLGIDTRVVESGRLRQIHRFIGAVFRIAAIARRERADIIVNWMWITHISGGLAAMLAGLPAVWYQLEVPSDKTWLVRIATLIPAQAIITLSQDGKQAQAEIWPHRPTPLVYPGVALDRFEPDALPSPEEARRKLGLPLHGPLIGIVGRLQRWKGMHVLVQAMPKILQKYPDAHCVVIGGKHDLEPDYEDFLKAEIATLGLKEQVIMAGLQRNIPEWVQAMDVFVHASDKEPFGIVIIEAMALGKPVIAGNAGGPTEIITDGMNGLLTPYGDADKLAIAILRYLDEQEFARSAGIAARQRALDFSTQNYAQNFISAIRSAMPSVS; from the coding sequence ATGAAAGCAATTATTGTAATGCCACTAGCCGAGCAAAGAGGCGGTGGTGAAATGATGCTTTGGGATTTAGTGCAACAAGGACGTAATGCCGGTGTCGAGTGGCTAGTAATATTTTTAGAAGACGGCCCGATGGTAGAAGAAGTAAAGTCCCTCGGTATTGATACGCGAGTTGTAGAAAGTGGACGTTTACGCCAAATCCACCGTTTTATTGGCGCTGTTTTTCGGATAGCTGCGATCGCCCGCCGCGAACGTGCAGATATAATTGTCAATTGGATGTGGATTACGCATATATCTGGAGGTTTGGCAGCAATGCTGGCGGGGTTACCTGCTGTGTGGTATCAACTAGAAGTACCTAGTGATAAGACTTGGTTGGTACGAATCGCTACTTTAATCCCAGCCCAGGCAATTATTACCCTCTCCCAAGATGGCAAGCAAGCACAGGCAGAAATTTGGCCCCACAGACCAACACCTTTGGTTTATCCTGGTGTCGCACTAGACCGATTCGAGCCTGATGCTTTGCCTTCTCCTGAAGAAGCACGGCGGAAGCTGGGCTTACCTTTACATGGGCCGTTGATTGGAATTGTTGGCCGATTGCAACGATGGAAGGGAATGCACGTACTGGTGCAAGCGATGCCCAAAATTTTACAGAAGTATCCTGATGCCCATTGTGTAGTGATTGGCGGTAAGCACGATTTAGAACCAGATTATGAGGACTTCTTAAAAGCAGAAATTGCAACCTTAGGCTTGAAAGAGCAAGTAATTATGGCTGGGCTACAGCGCAACATCCCGGAGTGGGTGCAGGCGATGGATGTATTCGTTCATGCATCGGATAAGGAGCCATTTGGGATTGTGATTATTGAGGCGATGGCGCTGGGTAAACCTGTGATTGCTGGCAATGCAGGCGGCCCGACAGAGATTATTACCGATGGGATGAATGGACTATTAACACCTTACGGCGATGCGGATAAATTAGCGATCGCAATTCTCCGCTATCTTGACGAGCAAGAATTTGCCCGAAGTGCAGGAATAGCTGCCAGGCAACGCGCCCTCGATTTTTCAACACAGAATTATGCCCAAAACTTTATTAGTGCAATTCGTTCTGCCATGCCAAGCGTTTCATAG
- a CDS encoding O-antigen ligase domain-containing protein encodes MNSKQILFNSFLQENYSPEERSLQGWMAIAGFVLLTVVCYFAGATAALRLIYPVTALIVAVFLYLRHPILYISFTWWIWFLTPLATRLVDYRVGWDSTRQMLIAPYLVVFVTIATFFRHFPRASGQGGLPFVLAFIGVFYGFLVGLIYNPPIPVARGLMDWLSPIIFAFHLFINWRDYPSYRQNIQRTFLWCVLILGTYGVYQFVVAPEWDRYWLIQSKLFMSAGNPVPFGMRVWSTLHSVGPFGSVMQAGLLLLFTSSGNLIFPASAVGYLSFLLTQARTNWGGWLFGVIMIMGSVKARIQMRLVTIIVVMAICVVPLTTIEPISGVLAARMETFSNLQDDGSFKDRSGTYDKNLGLALSNGLGNGLGNIWKVNEKTGQIEVVVIDSGILDMFFTLGWFGAIFYMGGLILLIISVSSYGEGRFDSFISAARAIGISSATQLVIGSGMLSVAGMILWGFLAMAMAGHKYYSNPKNPNFSNKSGF; translated from the coding sequence ATGAATTCTAAGCAGATACTTTTCAATAGTTTTTTACAAGAAAACTATTCTCCCGAAGAGCGATCGCTACAGGGTTGGATGGCGATCGCAGGTTTTGTATTACTGACTGTAGTTTGCTATTTTGCTGGTGCTACTGCCGCATTGCGCCTAATTTATCCGGTGACAGCTTTAATAGTAGCTGTGTTTTTATACTTGCGGCATCCCATTCTCTACATCAGCTTTACCTGGTGGATCTGGTTTCTCACGCCCTTAGCTACCCGCTTAGTTGACTATCGGGTGGGCTGGGACTCTACCCGGCAAATGCTCATAGCACCCTACTTAGTGGTTTTTGTAACTATAGCAACATTCTTCCGCCACTTTCCCCGCGCCTCTGGTCAAGGGGGCTTGCCGTTTGTTTTGGCTTTTATCGGAGTGTTCTATGGCTTTCTAGTCGGTCTGATTTACAACCCACCTATCCCTGTAGCACGAGGATTGATGGATTGGCTCAGTCCGATCATCTTCGCTTTTCACTTATTTATTAACTGGCGAGATTATCCGAGCTATCGCCAGAACATTCAGCGAACATTTCTCTGGTGTGTGTTGATTTTAGGAACTTATGGCGTATATCAATTTGTGGTAGCTCCTGAGTGGGACAGGTATTGGCTGATCCAATCAAAACTATTCATGAGTGCTGGAAATCCTGTACCTTTTGGGATGCGGGTCTGGAGTACATTGCACTCAGTCGGCCCCTTTGGTTCAGTCATGCAAGCTGGTTTACTGTTGTTATTTACAAGTTCGGGAAATTTAATTTTTCCTGCTTCAGCTGTTGGTTACTTATCTTTTCTATTGACACAAGCACGTACTAATTGGGGAGGCTGGTTATTTGGAGTAATTATGATTATGGGTTCAGTCAAGGCGCGGATTCAAATGCGCTTAGTCACCATAATCGTAGTAATGGCAATTTGTGTTGTCCCATTGACAACTATCGAGCCAATTTCTGGGGTTTTAGCAGCGCGTATGGAAACTTTTTCTAATCTTCAAGATGATGGCAGCTTTAAAGATAGATCGGGAACTTATGACAAAAACCTTGGTCTAGCTCTTTCTAATGGTCTAGGTAACGGTTTAGGAAATATCTGGAAGGTCAACGAAAAAACCGGTCAAATTGAAGTAGTGGTGATTGATAGTGGCATTTTAGATATGTTTTTCACCCTTGGTTGGTTTGGAGCCATTTTTTATATGGGTGGATTAATCTTATTAATTATTAGTGTCAGCAGCTATGGTGAAGGTCGTTTCGATAGTTTTATCAGTGCTGCCCGCGCCATTGGTATTAGTTCTGCTACACAGCTAGTTATCGGTAGCGGCATGTTGAGTGTGGCAGGGATGATTCTTTGGGGATTTTTAGCTATGGCTATGGCAGGACATAAATACTATAGCAATCCCAAGAACCCCAACTTCTCTAATAAGTCGGGATTCTGA
- a CDS encoding glycosyltransferase family 2 protein has translation MRNTVLIPTYRRPQDLSRCLLALQEQTKPVDQVIVVVRDTDAETWQFLAQYKAANLPLHTVKVTQSGVVAALNAGLAAVEGDIVSITDDDAAPHPDWLERIAAYFTCDSRLGGLGGRDWIHHGSKLENESRLVVGQLQWFGRVIGNHHLGVGEPREVDVLKGVNMSFRKQAIGQLRFDERMRGTGAQVHFEMAFTLALKRAGWKIIYDPNVAVDHYPAQRFDEDQRNNFNEIAFINLVHNETLILLEHLPFLRRIVFLFWAVFVGTCDSLGFVQWLRFLPSQGQLAGKKLLASWRGRWQGYKQFVIHNS, from the coding sequence ATGCGGAACACCGTTCTCATACCGACTTATCGCCGTCCACAAGACCTCTCACGCTGCCTTTTGGCGCTACAGGAGCAAACTAAACCAGTTGATCAGGTGATAGTGGTTGTCCGCGATACGGATGCAGAAACTTGGCAATTTCTTGCCCAATACAAAGCGGCCAACTTGCCACTCCATACCGTGAAAGTCACACAATCGGGGGTAGTAGCAGCCCTCAACGCCGGACTAGCAGCAGTGGAGGGCGATATTGTTTCCATTACTGATGATGATGCTGCACCCCATCCAGATTGGTTAGAGCGCATCGCCGCTTACTTTACCTGTGATAGTCGCCTCGGCGGTCTGGGAGGGCGTGATTGGATACACCACGGCAGCAAACTCGAAAACGAATCCCGTTTAGTAGTCGGACAGTTGCAGTGGTTTGGGCGAGTGATTGGTAACCATCATCTGGGAGTGGGAGAACCCCGTGAAGTCGATGTTCTCAAGGGCGTAAACATGAGTTTTCGTAAACAGGCAATCGGACAATTGCGTTTTGACGAACGGATGCGCGGTACAGGAGCGCAAGTACACTTTGAAATGGCATTCACTCTGGCATTAAAGCGGGCTGGTTGGAAGATAATTTATGATCCTAACGTTGCTGTAGATCACTATCCAGCACAACGTTTTGATGAAGATCAGCGAAACAACTTTAATGAAATTGCCTTTATTAATTTAGTCCATAATGAAACCTTAATTTTACTAGAGCATCTGCCATTTCTCCGCCGAATTGTATTTTTGTTTTGGGCAGTATTCGTGGGTACATGCGATAGTTTAGGTTTCGTACAATGGCTGAGATTTTTACCCAGCCAAGGGCAGTTGGCGGGTAAAAAATTGCTTGCATCCTGGCGCGGGCGTTGGCAAGGATATAAACAATTCGTAATTCATAATTCGTAA
- a CDS encoding glycosyltransferase family 4 protein, which yields MKLCIVTHKIKKGDGQGRVNYEVANEAIRRGHQLTLLASEVAPELEDNSQVNWIKIPVKGYPTEFVRNFIFAQKSADWLRQHRSSIDLVKINGAINMAAADVNAVHFVHSSWLRSPVHISRNRRDLYGFYQWLFTAFNARWEKQAFQKAQVVVAVSEKVAQELVNIGVPRSRIRVIVNGVDLEEFAPGQSNRQKLGLPENVALALFAGDIRTPRKNLDTILHALVKVPDLHLAVVGHTEGSPFPQLAASLGLNERVHFVGYRRDIPEIMRTVDLFVFPSRYEACSLVLLEALSSGLPVITATATGGGELVTPECGIVLSDSDDINALAVALMSLVSNRALIQQMGKAARSVAEQHSWTTMAQTYVDLFEELSKNAEHRSHTDLSPSTRPLTLPFGATGAN from the coding sequence ATGAAACTTTGTATTGTTACTCATAAAATAAAAAAAGGTGATGGTCAGGGGCGGGTAAACTATGAGGTTGCTAATGAAGCAATTCGTCGTGGTCATCAACTGACATTATTGGCTAGTGAAGTCGCACCAGAACTAGAAGACAATAGCCAAGTTAATTGGATTAAAATTCCAGTCAAAGGTTATCCCACCGAATTTGTGCGTAATTTCATATTTGCCCAAAAAAGTGCAGATTGGTTACGTCAACATCGCTCTAGCATTGATTTAGTTAAAATCAATGGAGCAATTAATATGGCTGCGGCTGATGTAAATGCTGTACATTTTGTCCACAGTTCATGGTTGCGATCGCCTGTTCATATTTCCCGCAATCGCCGAGATTTATATGGTTTTTACCAATGGCTGTTTACGGCTTTTAATGCTCGTTGGGAAAAACAGGCTTTCCAAAAAGCGCAGGTTGTTGTAGCGGTATCAGAAAAGGTAGCCCAGGAATTAGTCAATATTGGTGTGCCCCGTTCTCGGATTCGCGTAATTGTCAATGGCGTTGACTTAGAAGAATTTGCCCCTGGCCAAAGCAATCGCCAAAAGTTAGGTTTACCGGAGAATGTCGCCCTAGCACTGTTCGCTGGAGATATCCGCACACCCAGAAAGAACTTAGATACAATACTGCACGCCTTGGTGAAAGTTCCTGATTTACATCTGGCGGTGGTGGGACACACCGAAGGTAGCCCTTTTCCCCAGTTAGCAGCCTCTTTGGGGTTAAATGAACGCGTGCATTTTGTGGGATATCGCCGTGATATCCCCGAAATTATGCGAACAGTAGATTTATTTGTTTTTCCTTCCCGATACGAAGCTTGCAGCCTCGTATTGTTAGAAGCACTTTCTTCAGGACTGCCAGTAATTACTGCCACAGCTACAGGGGGCGGAGAGTTGGTGACACCAGAATGTGGCATCGTCTTATCCGACTCAGATGATATTAATGCTTTGGCTGTGGCGCTGATGTCCTTGGTGAGCAATCGCGCCCTTATACAGCAGATGGGCAAAGCTGCTCGCTCTGTGGCAGAACAACATAGCTGGACTACTATGGCACAAACTTATGTGGATCTATTTGAGGAGTTAAGCAAGAATGCGGAACACCGTTCTCATACCGACTTATCGCCGTCCACAAGACCTCTCACGCTGCCTTTTGGCGCTACAGGAGCAAACTAA
- a CDS encoding glycosyltransferase family 2 protein, translating into MSLHQEDQQPLVSVIIPTYNRPEYLKQAIASAIKQTYQNIEIIVSDNCSPENPQAIAASFGDSRIRFWRHQQNVGMLANQQHGFKMARGKYVASLHDDDIWNEDFLAKLVPILEVNSELIIAFCDQYIIDANGIINDVGTEENTRGYKRDKLTQGIHQPFYKIGLIDKSIPTAAACVIRNNFVDWDSIPPEVGGMWDLYLTYLCCVSGCGAYYYPERLTRYRAHEQTDTMLSGSRDVQAKIRKAKSEIFCYQVFMEDTRLQQFRTYFQKKWLEANTTLGIGLLRSEQTAAARPYFWQVLKKQKFNMRTIVALSISFIPHFLADKLIVISK; encoded by the coding sequence ATGTCATTGCATCAAGAAGACCAACAACCTTTAGTTAGCGTTATTATCCCCACCTATAATCGACCAGAATATCTGAAGCAAGCGATCGCTAGTGCTATTAAACAGACTTATCAAAATATCGAAATCATTGTTTCTGATAATTGTAGTCCAGAAAATCCTCAAGCTATTGCCGCATCTTTTGGTGATTCACGCATCAGATTTTGGCGACATCAGCAAAATGTCGGTATGCTAGCTAATCAGCAGCATGGTTTCAAGATGGCGCGAGGTAAATATGTTGCTAGTCTCCATGACGATGACATCTGGAATGAAGACTTTTTAGCAAAGCTTGTACCAATACTAGAAGTAAATTCCGAGTTAATTATCGCTTTTTGCGACCAATATATTATAGATGCTAATGGCATAATTAATGATGTTGGAACTGAAGAAAACACACGTGGTTACAAGCGAGATAAGTTAACACAAGGGATTCATCAACCTTTCTATAAAATTGGGTTAATAGATAAAAGTATACCTACTGCGGCAGCTTGTGTGATTCGCAATAATTTTGTGGATTGGGATAGTATTCCCCCAGAAGTTGGCGGCATGTGGGATTTATATTTAACTTACCTCTGTTGTGTATCTGGTTGTGGGGCTTACTACTATCCAGAAAGGCTAACGCGATATCGTGCCCATGAGCAAACTGATACCATGCTCAGTGGTAGTCGAGATGTGCAGGCAAAAATTCGCAAAGCTAAAAGCGAAATATTTTGTTATCAAGTCTTTATGGAAGATACTCGTCTACAGCAATTTAGGACGTACTTTCAAAAGAAATGGTTAGAAGCTAATACAACTTTGGGAATTGGTCTGCTACGAAGTGAACAGACAGCAGCAGCACGTCCTTATTTTTGGCAGGTATTGAAAAAACAAAAATTTAACATGCGAACTATAGTGGCATTAAGTATTAGTTTTATTCCGCATTTTTTAGCAGATAAGTTAATAGTAATATCAAAATAA